The genomic stretch AAAAATTCATCTGCAGTTAACTTTTAAAAAATTTAAAATCTTAGCACCTTTTTTTGTAATGCCATTTTTTTTAAACTTGACTTTAAAAAAAATCAATTATTTTTACTTGACTTCATATAGTTAGTCTAATATTTCTTCATATTTTAAGCCATTTTTTTCAGTAAGTTTTTTCTCAATTATGGAGTCAAAATATTCCAGGTGCCATTCTGAATAAGTCTTAGAACTATTGCACAATATTTCCATAATTTTATCTTTTGCCTCGTCTATCTTTTTAAATCTTTTCATATATTCCATACAGCTTTTTTGATTTATTTTGCTATAAGAATCTTCCATTGTAGGAGTCTCAAATACACCAGAAAAAACTGAGTATGGAGAACAGTTTATCCTCCATTTAATAGAACCATCTTTTTTAGGCCATGGATTTTCTTTTATTTCTGTGGTAAGTAACTTTTTTAAAGCTACATCTATGTCTATCTCAGCTAAATTTATAAATGCTTCCTCTAAGGATATTTCTATATTAAAGTAACCTGCATATGGATAGAACTCAATTTTATTACATAAGAAATCATAATATTCAAAATTATTCTTTACTTCTTTTGTTATAAAGATTTGTTCATATCCGTTTCCTAGTTGATCCATCGTAATAGCTTGAACTTTTCCAAGATGTTTAGTGTTGTAGGCATATTCAATAGTATCTCTTATCTGATTGGTTATATGTAGGTTTGGACTCATTGCATCTAGTTTCTCAATACTTTCATCAGTTAATTTTATCCTTACTGGACTTCTACTACTCTCGATACCCTTTCTTCCTCGTGTGTTACATTGTTTTGTCATAATTATTCCTCCATTTTATTTTTTAAATCATTGCTGTGATCTTTCTATTAATAAGTATAAGGTAACATATCTAATTTAAGAACAAATAAAAAAACAAATAATAAAAAGCCTTTTTTTGGCACTAAAAATATTTAAAGCTTGAAAGTATCAGCAAAGGATATTCTTGGTGGTAAGAATATTATTCTTTTAATGATAAAGACTTGAAGAATGTAGATGAAAGAGCTAGAATGTATAAATTAGGGGTTTTGGAAGGGTGAAAATCCATAAGCTTCTTGGGATTTTAGGAGGAGATAAAATGGTTTATTGTTCTCTTAAATGAAGCTATTTTAAAATTTTAAAAAAAACACCCAAATGAAGCTTTTATATCGTTAAGGTGTTTAGGACATGATAAAAAATAAAATACAGAGGAGAATGTCATATGAGATTTGAAATGCTAAAAGAAACAAAACATCCAAAGAAAAATTTATTTTTACAATACGGTAACTGGCATTGGGATGATAGTGAACCATCACAAGGCTATAGATTTATTTGGAAAAGTCCTGAAGGTAAATTATTACCTCAAAGGGGACAGGCTTATATTGAGTCATTAGATGAAGCTATGGAACTTATGGCTCAGGCTATGAAAGAAGGTTGGGCTTCCCCTAAAACATGGACAGAATAAGTGAGAAATCGCAGACAAAATATTGAAAAGTAGTAAAAAAAAGGACACTCGATTATAAGTGTCCTTTTAAGGTTGATTTTATTGGGTTTATTTATGAAAGTTACAGAATAGTTATTACAGAACTTTCTAGTTAGCGACTTTTCCTCCAACTAACCCTACCATACACCCAAAACCAGATTGCCAACCAAATGTAGCTACTTTATATAGATCTTTTTGCATGTCATTAGGTGTTGCTATAAAAGCAAGTGTTATTGCTATTAAAATCGACAGTACTGTTAAACCAGTAACAATCATTAATGCCATTTTGAATGTTTCAGGAATTTCTATAGGTTTTTTAGATTCCATTTTATTTCCTCCTATTTCTATTCGTATCTAAAGATATTCCTATAGGATTTATAGTAAATTCAGCTTTATTAAGTTGTTGTTTTTTGATATTAGTTTCTTCAAAATTTGTACCTGTAATTATTGCACCTTCAAAATTTGTATCTGTAAGTTTAGCCTTTCGTAGATCTGTCCCAGATAAATTTGTATTACTTAAATTTGCTCCTGATAAATCAATACCTTTTAATTTAACTCCTGAGAGGTTAACTCCTGAAAGATCTACACCTCTATATTCCCCTTTTTCTCTAAGAATAATCGTTGTCCCTTCCTTATTTTCAACTATAACCGATCTTGATAATGGATGTTTAATAGTTTCAATCATTATATTTTTTAGATCTTTAATTTTCATCCTCTCTCCCCTTTTTTAGTTATTTTTATTAGTTTTACTTAAAACTAATATTATCTTTAAATTTTTAAGAAGTCAAATCATAGTGATTTAGGATTAGTAAGATCTTTTAATGCTTTGAAATTCAATTTTAATATAAAATTTGACTTATACATCGTATCCGGTGTATTATATACTATAAAATAAAGCATCGTTTAGATGTTTAAATCTTGAATTCGTTTAAACGATGTTTAAATTAATTTAAGAGGTGAGTAATAACATGGAGTTAAAAGTATGTAATGAATTTGAGGAACAATTAGTTAAAGTCAGTGAAAAAGAAGGTGGAAAAATCAAAATACTTGCTGGTATTCTTGAAAAGATAGATTTATTAGTCGAATTTAATGGGTTTGTACCTGGACAAACAGTTGCAATAACAAATCACAAACCTTTGAGAGAAATAAGATATAAAGACTATAGAATTTTTTATGCTGTTCAAAAGAATATTATTAAAGTTTTGAGTATTCTTCAGAAAGATCAAAACAAATTTGACAATAAGACTTTCAAAAAGATCAAAGACCTTTTATAAGTAACCTACAAGATTTAATTCTTGTAGGACTTATTAGTCCTCAAGTGCTAATATAACTCTAAAAAACTCTAAAAACTCTTGAATTAGGAAATAACATATTAAATAATAGGAGGGGAAAATTATGGCTAGAAAAAAAATACAAAAATGTAAAAACTTCTACCAAGAATAATGTTTTTTTTAATTATTATCAAGGAGGAGAAATATGGAAAATACAAAGAACATGAGCTCATTAGAAGAATTTAAAAAAAGAATTTTATCTGATGAAAAAGTAAAAGAAGAATACGAAGCATTAAAAATAAAACAAGATATTATAAAATTATTTTTACATTACAGAACAGAAAACAATTTATCACAAA from Psychrilyobacter piezotolerans encodes the following:
- a CDS encoding helix-turn-helix domain-containing protein, whose translation is MENTKNMSSLEEFKKRILSDEKVKEEYEALKIKQDIIKLFLHYRTENNLSQKDLAIQINTTQQAVSRLEKNLINPSIEFLAKSLRTLGYELVLKKINN
- a CDS encoding type II toxin-antitoxin system RelE/ParE family toxin; this encodes MELKVCNEFEEQLVKVSEKEGGKIKILAGILEKIDLLVEFNGFVPGQTVAITNHKPLREIRYKDYRIFYAVQKNIIKVLSILQKDQNKFDNKTFKKIKDLL
- a CDS encoding pentapeptide repeat-containing protein — encoded protein: MKIKDLKNIMIETIKHPLSRSVIVENKEGTTIILREKGEYRGVDLSGVNLSGVKLKGIDLSGANLSNTNLSGTDLRKAKLTDTNFEGAIITGTNFEETNIKKQQLNKAEFTINPIGISLDTNRNRRK